The following coding sequences lie in one Polynucleobacter sp. HIN7 genomic window:
- a CDS encoding STAS domain-containing protein encodes MSFALPHQVNQTNAEKIAKQGSEALTKDYQVDCSALSDFDSSVLAVLLAWRRQLQKRNQSLVVLNPPAKLKVLAGVYGVTDLLGLQ; translated from the coding sequence ATGAGTTTTGCTTTACCTCACCAAGTTAACCAGACGAATGCCGAGAAGATTGCAAAGCAGGGTAGTGAGGCATTAACTAAGGATTATCAAGTCGATTGTTCTGCCCTATCTGACTTTGATTCAAGTGTACTGGCGGTTTTGCTCGCATGGCGTCGTCAGCTCCAAAAGCGCAATCAATCCTTGGTGGTATTAAATCCTCCTGCGAAGTTAAAAGTGCTCGCTGGTGTCTACGGAGTGACTGATCTTTTAGGACTTCAATAA
- a CDS encoding MlaA family lipoprotein, with amino-acid sequence MIFLKRLCVTLLSLCIIGCASIPAGSEPSPHDPWESFNRSVFSFNEGLDEYLLKPITKGYRFILPKPAQQGIDNFFGNYRDIYTSVNNLLQGNVSMAFSDLMRVVVNTIFGLGGFIDMASPGGLEKHKADFGQTFGVWGVPPGPYVVLPFFGPSNVRDTFGTAVDLETDYLFRLLPDVALRNSLTGLRIVNARNNYYEAGDLLEGAAIDKYTFTRDAYIQRRQYQIDQAKEGKEPPAPVYENPYE; translated from the coding sequence GTGATTTTTCTAAAGCGCTTGTGCGTTACTCTTCTGAGCCTTTGCATCATCGGATGTGCGAGTATCCCGGCGGGCAGCGAGCCATCGCCGCACGATCCTTGGGAGTCCTTTAATCGCTCAGTTTTCTCTTTCAATGAAGGATTGGATGAGTATTTGTTAAAGCCAATCACCAAAGGCTATCGATTTATTCTGCCAAAGCCAGCGCAGCAAGGCATTGATAACTTTTTTGGCAACTACCGCGACATCTACACTTCCGTGAATAATTTATTGCAAGGTAATGTCAGTATGGCATTTAGTGATCTAATGCGGGTGGTCGTTAATACCATTTTTGGATTAGGTGGGTTTATTGATATGGCCTCACCGGGTGGCTTAGAAAAACACAAAGCGGATTTTGGGCAGACCTTTGGTGTTTGGGGTGTTCCGCCAGGACCCTATGTGGTCTTGCCGTTTTTTGGGCCAAGTAATGTACGCGATACCTTTGGTACCGCAGTCGATTTAGAAACCGATTATCTTTTCCGTCTCTTGCCGGACGTAGCCTTGCGTAATAGTTTGACGGGATTGCGGATTGTTAATGCCCGTAATAACTACTATGAGGCAGGCGATCTTTTGGAAGGTGCGGCGATTGATAAGTACACCTTTACACGTGATGCCTATATTCAGAGGCGTCAGTATCAAATTGATCAGGCTAAAGAGGGTAAGGAGCCTCCTGCCCCAGTCTATGAGAACCCCTACGAGTAA
- a CDS encoding ABC transporter ATP-binding protein, protein MPTNLTLGAIDLPVVSIRGVDFSYAPGERQILGGLHMEFRRGQVVAVMGGSGCGKTTVLRLIGGQVTAQTGSVEFEGREISAMNSDELMQARRRMGMLFQFGALFTDLSVFENVAFPLREHTNLSEELIRDLVLMKLNAVGLRGARDLMPSQISGGMARRVALARAIVLDPPLIMYDEPFAGLDPIGLGITARLIRNLNDALGATSILVTHDVEETFEIADYVYFIANGKIGAQGTPDELNRSTDPFVRQFLDASPEGPVPFNYPGPDLASDFGLHR, encoded by the coding sequence ATGCCCACTAATCTGACCTTAGGTGCGATTGATTTGCCCGTTGTCTCCATTCGGGGGGTGGATTTTTCATATGCCCCGGGTGAGCGTCAAATTTTGGGTGGGCTTCATATGGAGTTTCGCCGCGGCCAAGTGGTTGCGGTGATGGGTGGTTCGGGTTGCGGTAAGACCACAGTATTGCGATTGATCGGCGGACAGGTGACAGCTCAAACGGGTTCGGTGGAGTTTGAGGGTCGTGAGATTTCTGCGATGAATAGTGATGAGCTGATGCAGGCTCGCCGTCGTATGGGCATGCTATTTCAGTTCGGTGCCTTGTTTACTGATTTGAGTGTGTTTGAGAATGTTGCTTTTCCATTGCGCGAGCACACGAACCTAAGCGAAGAGCTGATTCGTGATTTGGTCCTGATGAAATTAAACGCGGTGGGTTTACGCGGCGCTCGCGATTTAATGCCATCGCAGATTTCAGGGGGGATGGCGAGACGGGTTGCGCTAGCGCGGGCGATTGTTTTAGACCCGCCTCTCATCATGTACGATGAGCCATTTGCGGGACTTGATCCAATTGGTTTAGGGATTACAGCGCGATTAATCCGCAATCTCAATGATGCCTTGGGTGCAACCAGTATTCTGGTGACACACGATGTCGAAGAGACCTTCGAGATTGCAGACTACGTGTACTTTATTGCCAATGGCAAGATTGGAGCGCAAGGTACGCCCGATGAACTCAATCGCTCAACCGATCCCTTTGTTCGCCAATTCTTAGACGCATCTCCTGAAGGTCCAGTGCCGTTTAATTACCCAGGCCCGGATTTAGCTAGTGATTTTGGATTGCACCGTTAA
- the mlaE gene encoding lipid asymmetry maintenance ABC transporter permease subunit MlaE, with amino-acid sequence MNLEPSSKSNPITNTLGDLGFFIRKNITGLGYAARMFVLVLMRSGGLLKRPRLVSDQILFVGNYSFVIITVSGLFVGFVLGLQGYYTLTRYGSEQALGLLVALSLTRELGPVITALLFAGRAGTSLTAEIGLMKAGEQLSAMEMMAVDPLRRVIAPRLWAGIIAMPILATIFTAVGVLGGYLVGVPLIGVDSGAFWSQMQGGVDLFDDIANGFIKSIVFGVAVTFIALYQGYESKPTPEGVSQATTRTVVLSSLAVLALDFLLTAMMFSN; translated from the coding sequence ATGAATCTCGAACCAAGCTCTAAGTCAAATCCAATCACGAACACACTGGGCGATCTCGGATTTTTTATTCGTAAGAATATTACTGGCCTTGGGTATGCCGCTCGGATGTTTGTCTTGGTGCTGATGCGTTCTGGCGGGTTACTTAAACGACCGCGCCTAGTATCGGATCAAATTTTGTTCGTTGGTAATTATTCGTTTGTGATCATTACCGTATCAGGTTTATTTGTTGGTTTTGTATTAGGGTTACAAGGCTATTACACCTTAACGCGTTATGGTTCCGAGCAGGCTCTGGGATTGTTGGTGGCTTTGTCATTGACACGTGAACTGGGCCCCGTGATTACTGCTTTATTGTTTGCGGGTCGTGCTGGCACTTCGCTCACAGCGGAGATTGGTCTTATGAAAGCCGGAGAGCAGTTATCCGCCATGGAGATGATGGCAGTAGATCCATTACGTCGGGTAATCGCTCCGCGTTTATGGGCCGGGATTATTGCGATGCCAATTTTGGCCACCATCTTTACTGCGGTTGGTGTTTTGGGCGGCTATCTAGTGGGCGTACCCCTGATTGGGGTCGATAGCGGTGCATTTTGGTCCCAAATGCAAGGTGGTGTTGATTTATTTGATGACATTGCCAATGGCTTTATCAAAAGCATTGTCTTTGGGGTGGCCGTGACATTTATTGCCCTTTATCAGGGGTATGAGTCAAAGCCTACTCCGGAGGGAGTGTCGCAAGCGACTACGAGGACTGTGGTGCTCTCGTCTTTAGCAGTGTTGGCATTGGACTTTTTATTGACCGCGATGATGTTCTCCAATTAA
- a CDS encoding glutamate synthase subunit beta — translation MGKVTGFMEFERVEETYEAPVKRIHHYKEFVAALSDADAKVQSARCMDCGIPFCNNGCPVNNIIPDFNDLVYHNDWKNAIEVLHSTNNFPEFTGRICPAPCEAACTLGINKLPVGIKSIEHAIIDKAWANDWVKPQPPKTKTGKKVAVVGSGPAGMAAAQQLARVGHDVTVYEKNDRVGGLLRYGIPDFKMEKWLIDRRVEQMQAEGVTFATGVFVGKETLGKEVKNYAQKTVSPHELLKSFDAVIISGGAEQPRDLPVPGRELSGIHFALEFLIPQNKEVAGDLKNEIRATDKHVVVIGGGDTGSDCVGTSNRHGAKHVTQFELLPQPPEEENKPLVWPYWPTKLRTSSSHEEGCERDWSVATKRFEGKNGKVEKLIGVRLEWKDGKMSEVPNSEFEIKADLVLLAMGFVSPAQQILNAFGVEKDARGNAKATTDGHHAYHTNIPKVFAAGDMRRGQSLVVWAIREGRQCARAVDEYLMGSSVLPR, via the coding sequence ATGGGTAAAGTCACTGGATTTATGGAATTTGAGCGGGTCGAAGAGACCTATGAAGCGCCGGTCAAACGAATTCATCATTACAAAGAATTTGTAGCTGCGCTATCGGATGCGGATGCAAAAGTGCAAAGTGCACGTTGTATGGATTGTGGGATTCCGTTTTGCAACAACGGCTGCCCCGTGAACAACATCATTCCTGACTTTAATGATTTGGTTTATCACAACGATTGGAAAAATGCGATTGAGGTTTTGCATTCAACGAATAACTTTCCAGAGTTCACGGGCCGTATTTGCCCAGCACCATGTGAGGCAGCGTGCACTCTTGGGATCAACAAGCTACCAGTAGGTATCAAGTCGATTGAGCATGCGATTATCGATAAAGCTTGGGCCAACGATTGGGTAAAACCACAGCCACCTAAAACCAAGACTGGTAAGAAGGTTGCCGTGGTTGGTTCTGGCCCCGCAGGAATGGCAGCGGCTCAACAGTTAGCGCGAGTTGGTCATGATGTGACCGTTTATGAAAAGAATGATCGGGTCGGTGGTTTACTGCGTTATGGCATTCCCGACTTCAAGATGGAGAAGTGGTTGATTGACCGACGGGTTGAGCAAATGCAAGCCGAAGGTGTTACTTTTGCAACCGGGGTTTTTGTCGGTAAAGAAACGCTAGGCAAAGAAGTAAAGAACTATGCTCAAAAAACGGTAAGCCCGCATGAATTACTCAAGAGCTTTGATGCGGTCATTATCAGTGGTGGTGCTGAGCAACCCCGCGATTTGCCAGTCCCCGGTCGTGAGTTAAGTGGAATTCATTTTGCTCTGGAGTTTTTAATTCCACAAAACAAGGAAGTGGCTGGCGATCTCAAAAATGAGATTCGGGCAACAGATAAGCATGTGGTTGTGATCGGTGGTGGTGACACCGGTTCGGATTGCGTAGGCACATCCAATCGGCATGGTGCAAAGCATGTTACGCAGTTTGAGTTATTGCCTCAGCCACCTGAAGAAGAGAATAAGCCTTTAGTTTGGCCCTATTGGCCCACTAAACTTCGCACCTCGTCTTCGCATGAAGAAGGTTGCGAGCGCGACTGGTCGGTTGCCACCAAGCGGTTTGAAGGCAAAAACGGCAAAGTAGAAAAACTCATTGGGGTGCGTTTAGAGTGGAAAGACGGCAAGATGAGTGAGGTCCCAAATTCAGAGTTTGAAATCAAGGCCGATTTAGTTTTACTCGCCATGGGTTTTGTTTCCCCAGCACAGCAAATCTTAAATGCTTTTGGTGTAGAAAAAGATGCGCGCGGTAATGCAAAGGCTACGACGGATGGTCATCATGCCTATCACACCAATATACCTAAGGTGTTTGCGGCAGGCGATATGCGGCGCGGCCAATCCTTAGTGGTTTGGGCAATCCGAGAGGGTCGCCAATGCGCCCGTGCGGTCGATGAGTATTTAATGGGATCGTCGGTATTGCCCCGATAA
- a CDS encoding MlaC/ttg2D family ABC transporter substrate-binding protein: protein MVKTAFLTFFAFLLSGALGIANAQNAPDSNTPDGLIKMIVADVMASVKADPEIQKGNIPRVVDLVEKKIVPYTDMRRTTQLAMGRNWSKATPEQQNQLIAEFKSLLIRTYSGALSQLRDQTVQYKPFRANPSDTDVIVRTVVIGKSDPIPLDYRLEKTNDGWKVYDINIMGAWLIEAYRNQFTNQISQNGVEGLIKFLQERNAMLAGKK from the coding sequence ATCGTGAAAACAGCCTTTCTAACATTTTTTGCCTTTTTGCTTTCAGGCGCGCTTGGGATTGCCAACGCCCAAAATGCACCAGACTCTAATACACCTGATGGTCTTATCAAAATGATCGTGGCTGATGTGATGGCCTCCGTGAAAGCCGACCCTGAAATCCAGAAAGGCAATATTCCTCGCGTCGTGGATTTAGTCGAAAAGAAAATTGTTCCCTACACGGATATGCGCAGAACCACGCAATTGGCCATGGGAAGAAATTGGAGTAAGGCAACCCCAGAGCAGCAAAATCAATTGATTGCCGAGTTCAAGTCTTTATTGATTCGGACTTATTCAGGAGCCTTAAGTCAGTTGCGTGATCAAACGGTTCAATACAAACCCTTTCGTGCAAATCCGAGTGACACCGATGTGATCGTTCGCACCGTGGTGATTGGTAAATCGGATCCCATTCCCTTGGACTATCGCCTTGAGAAAACCAATGATGGCTGGAAAGTTTATGACATCAACATTATGGGGGCTTGGTTAATTGAGGCTTACCGAAATCAATTTACCAATCAAATTAGCCAAAACGGTGTCGAAGGCCTGATCAAGTTTTTGCAAGAGCGCAATGCGATGTTGGCAGGTAAGAAGTAA
- the mlaD gene encoding outer membrane lipid asymmetry maintenance protein MlaD, translated as MKKSAIDIWVGLFVTIGMLAMLFLALKVGNMSAVSFAPTYTVSARFDNIGGLKPRAPVKSAGVVVGRIATIQFDDTTYQATVTMTIEKAYQFPKDSSAKILTSGLLGEQYIGLEAGGDEQMLADGGKITQTQSAIVLENLISQFLYNKAADTGQDKGDTKSGTK; from the coding sequence ATGAAAAAAAGTGCAATTGATATTTGGGTCGGGTTATTCGTAACGATCGGCATGTTAGCCATGCTTTTTCTGGCACTTAAGGTGGGCAATATGAGTGCTGTGTCATTTGCGCCAACGTACACGGTCTCGGCCCGCTTTGACAATATTGGTGGCTTAAAGCCGCGTGCACCGGTAAAAAGTGCTGGCGTTGTGGTCGGCCGTATTGCCACCATTCAGTTTGATGATACGACCTATCAGGCTACAGTGACGATGACGATTGAAAAGGCCTATCAGTTTCCCAAAGATTCGTCGGCAAAGATCTTAACGTCAGGATTGTTAGGCGAGCAATACATTGGTCTTGAAGCGGGTGGTGATGAGCAAATGCTCGCCGATGGGGGCAAGATCACCCAAACCCAATCCGCTATTGTTCTAGAAAATCTCATTAGCCAATTTCTATACAACAAGGCAGCGGATACTGGGCAGGACAAAGGCGATACCAAGTCAGGCACCAAATAA
- a CDS encoding glutamate synthase-related protein — MNHLELRPPAQGLYDPQNEHDACGVGFVAHIKGKKSHDIITQGLKILENLDHRGAVGADPLMGDGAGILIQIPDELYRSEMKKQGVELPPVGEYGVGMIFLPKENASRLACEQELERTVRQEGQIVLGWRDVPIDRAMPMSPTVKKTEPIIRQIFIGRGRDIMTTDALERKLYVIRKTASHAIQDLHLKHGKEYFVASMSARTVVYKGLLLASQVGAYYCDLKDPKAVSALALVHQRFSTNTFPAWELAHPYRLLAHNGEINTVKGNVNWINARTGAISSPVLGDDLQKLWPLIYPGQSDTASFDNCLELLVMAGYPLAQAMMMMIPEAWEQHTLMDENRRAFYEYHAAMMEPWDGPAAMAFTDGRQIGATLDRNGLRPARYYVTDDDLVIMASEAGVLPIPENKIVQKWRLQPGKMFMIDMDQGRIIDDVELKNSVSKAKPYKSWIDAVRVKLDELDVSKKDTQDDAKHIRPAAKLLDRQQAFGYSQEDLKYLMAPMAQNAEEAIGSMGNDSPLAVLSDRSKSLYNYFKQLFAQVTNPPIDPIRENLVMSLVSFVGPKPNLLDTNNINPPMRLEISQPVLDLDDMTKVRHIEHYTGGKFRSYELDICYPVAWGKEGIEARLASLCAEATDAVRSGFNILIVSDRQVDREHMAIPALLATSAIHQHLVERGLRTSTGLVVETGSAREVHHFALLAGYGAEAIHPYLAMETLAEMAKGLSGDLSSEKAIKNFVKAIGKGLQKVMSKMGISTYMSYTGSQIFEAIGLNHELIDKYFKGTSSNVGGIGVFEVAEEALRMHHSAFGDDPVLADMLDAGGEYAYRVRGEKHMWTPDSIAKLQHATRTGPEKGYQTYKEYANLINDQSKRLMTLRGLFEFKIDPNKAIPLDEVEPAKEIVKRFATGAMSLGSISTEAHATLAIAMNRIGGKSNTGEGGEDPNRYVNELKGIPIKKGETLASILGKDVVEADIPLQDGDSLRSKIKQVASGRFGVTTEYLRSADQIQIKMAQGAKPGEGGQLPGGKVSDYIGRLRFSVPGVGLISPPPHHDIYSIEDLAQLIHDLKNVNPQADVSVKLVSEVGVGTVAAGVAKAKSDHVVIAGHDGGTGASPLSSIKHAGTPWELGLAETQQTLVLNQLRSRIRVQADGQMKTGRDVVIGALLGADEFGFATAPLVVEGCIMMRKCHLNTCPVGVATQDPELRKKFSGKPEHVVNFFFFIAEEVREIMAQLGIRTFDELIGRVDLLDTRKGVDHWKAQGLDFSKVFALPNVSHDEPRHQTLTQDHGLGAALDHTLIEKSEPALERGEKVSFIVPIRNVNRTVGAMLSGELAKRYGHLGLPDDTIHIQLNGTAGQSFAAFLARGITLDLVGDANDYVGKGLSGGRVVVRAPHEFRGDASQNIIVGNTVLYGAIEGEAFFNGVAGERFAVRNSGSIAVVEGTGDHGCEYMTGGTVVVLGKTGRNFAAGMSGGVAYVFDEDGLFEKRCNTTMATLEKVLPSSEQIANMPKSTWHAPVNVKEGGERQTDEQILKTLIERHFRYTGSERAKALLADWDKSRARFVKVLPTEYKRALGELWERAQGQDQTKPVMA, encoded by the coding sequence ATGAATCATCTCGAGTTACGTCCGCCCGCCCAAGGTCTCTACGACCCTCAAAATGAACACGATGCCTGTGGCGTTGGTTTTGTGGCACACATCAAGGGCAAGAAATCCCATGACATCATCACTCAAGGATTAAAGATCCTCGAGAACCTCGATCATCGAGGCGCCGTAGGTGCTGACCCACTGATGGGTGACGGCGCCGGAATACTGATTCAAATTCCTGATGAGCTGTATCGCAGCGAGATGAAAAAGCAGGGGGTCGAGTTGCCACCCGTTGGCGAATATGGCGTTGGCATGATCTTTTTGCCTAAAGAGAACGCGTCACGCTTAGCGTGCGAGCAAGAGTTAGAGCGCACAGTACGTCAAGAAGGACAAATTGTATTGGGTTGGCGCGATGTGCCGATCGATCGTGCTATGCCGATGTCGCCCACCGTGAAAAAAACCGAACCAATCATTCGCCAAATTTTTATCGGGCGTGGTCGCGACATCATGACCACCGACGCACTCGAGCGTAAGCTCTATGTGATTCGTAAAACAGCAAGTCATGCGATTCAAGATTTGCACCTCAAGCACGGCAAAGAATATTTTGTGGCATCAATGTCTGCGAGAACCGTCGTGTATAAAGGCCTCTTATTGGCTAGTCAAGTGGGCGCCTATTATTGCGATCTTAAAGATCCCAAAGCAGTGTCAGCTCTAGCATTGGTGCATCAGCGCTTCTCAACCAATACCTTCCCAGCGTGGGAACTAGCTCACCCATACCGCTTGCTTGCTCACAATGGTGAGATTAATACGGTGAAGGGGAACGTGAACTGGATTAATGCGCGCACGGGCGCGATTAGCTCGCCTGTACTAGGCGATGATTTACAAAAGCTGTGGCCACTGATTTATCCGGGTCAGTCCGATACTGCCTCCTTTGATAACTGCCTTGAGCTTTTGGTGATGGCTGGTTATCCGCTTGCGCAAGCCATGATGATGATGATTCCAGAGGCATGGGAGCAGCACACCCTCATGGATGAGAACCGCCGCGCCTTTTATGAGTACCACGCCGCCATGATGGAGCCATGGGATGGCCCCGCGGCAATGGCCTTTACCGATGGGCGTCAGATTGGCGCCACCTTGGATCGTAACGGCTTGCGACCAGCACGCTATTACGTGACCGATGATGATTTGGTCATCATGGCTTCTGAAGCTGGTGTGTTGCCGATTCCAGAAAATAAGATTGTGCAAAAGTGGCGCTTACAGCCTGGCAAGATGTTCATGATCGACATGGATCAAGGCCGCATCATTGATGATGTGGAGTTAAAGAACTCGGTCTCTAAAGCCAAGCCATACAAGAGCTGGATTGATGCGGTGCGCGTGAAGCTCGATGAGTTGGATGTGAGCAAAAAAGACACTCAGGATGATGCGAAACACATTCGCCCCGCAGCAAAATTACTCGATCGTCAGCAAGCATTTGGTTATAGCCAGGAAGATCTCAAATATCTGATGGCACCGATGGCACAGAATGCAGAAGAAGCAATTGGGTCGATGGGCAACGACAGTCCACTTGCGGTTTTATCCGATCGCAGCAAGTCGCTCTACAACTACTTTAAGCAATTGTTTGCTCAAGTTACTAATCCTCCAATCGATCCGATTCGTGAGAATCTGGTGATGTCTTTGGTGTCCTTTGTTGGACCAAAGCCCAACCTATTAGATACCAACAATATCAATCCCCCGATGCGTTTGGAGATCAGCCAGCCGGTCTTGGACTTGGATGACATGACCAAGGTGCGTCATATTGAACATTACACCGGTGGTAAGTTCCGTTCGTATGAATTAGATATTTGTTATCCAGTTGCCTGGGGCAAGGAGGGCATTGAGGCGCGTTTAGCCTCCTTGTGCGCTGAGGCAACCGATGCAGTGCGCAGCGGTTTCAATATTTTAATTGTGAGCGATCGCCAAGTGGATCGCGAGCATATGGCGATTCCTGCACTCTTGGCAACCTCGGCGATTCATCAGCATTTGGTGGAGCGCGGTTTACGAACCAGCACTGGCTTAGTGGTGGAGACTGGTAGTGCTCGCGAGGTTCATCACTTTGCCTTACTTGCAGGGTATGGCGCGGAAGCGATTCATCCCTATTTGGCGATGGAGACCTTGGCTGAGATGGCCAAAGGCCTCTCAGGCGACTTATCGTCTGAGAAAGCGATTAAGAACTTTGTCAAGGCGATTGGTAAGGGCTTGCAAAAGGTGATGTCGAAAATGGGTATTTCGACTTATATGTCCTATACCGGATCGCAAATCTTTGAAGCGATTGGCCTTAATCATGAGCTCATTGATAAGTATTTCAAAGGCACCTCATCAAATGTTGGTGGAATTGGTGTGTTTGAAGTTGCTGAAGAAGCCTTACGGATGCACCACTCTGCGTTTGGTGATGATCCTGTATTGGCTGATATGTTGGATGCGGGTGGAGAGTACGCGTATCGGGTACGTGGTGAAAAGCATATGTGGACACCCGATTCGATTGCAAAGTTACAGCATGCGACTCGCACCGGGCCAGAGAAGGGATATCAAACCTATAAAGAGTATGCCAATCTGATTAATGATCAGAGTAAGCGTTTGATGACTTTGCGAGGATTATTTGAGTTCAAGATTGATCCGAATAAAGCCATTCCCCTTGATGAGGTCGAGCCTGCCAAAGAGATTGTGAAGCGCTTTGCAACCGGTGCCATGTCCTTAGGTTCAATTTCGACCGAGGCCCATGCAACCTTAGCAATCGCGATGAATCGTATTGGCGGTAAATCCAACACGGGTGAGGGCGGCGAAGATCCAAATCGCTATGTCAATGAACTCAAAGGGATTCCGATTAAGAAGGGTGAGACCCTCGCTAGTATTTTGGGCAAGGATGTCGTTGAGGCAGATATTCCATTGCAAGACGGCGACTCATTGCGTTCGAAAATTAAGCAAGTTGCCTCTGGGCGTTTTGGCGTGACCACTGAGTATTTGCGTTCAGCCGATCAGATTCAAATTAAGATGGCCCAAGGCGCAAAGCCAGGCGAGGGCGGTCAATTACCAGGTGGCAAGGTCTCGGACTATATTGGACGTCTGCGATTCTCAGTACCAGGCGTAGGTCTGATCTCGCCACCACCGCATCACGACATTTATTCGATTGAAGATTTGGCGCAACTCATTCATGACTTAAAGAACGTCAATCCACAAGCCGATGTTTCAGTAAAGCTTGTCTCAGAGGTGGGTGTTGGCACGGTGGCAGCAGGCGTGGCCAAAGCAAAGTCGGATCACGTCGTGATTGCTGGTCATGATGGTGGTACAGGCGCATCTCCTTTGTCATCGATTAAGCATGCTGGCACACCGTGGGAGTTAGGTCTTGCAGAGACCCAGCAAACATTGGTACTCAATCAGTTGCGTAGTCGTATTCGTGTACAAGCCGATGGTCAAATGAAAACCGGCCGTGATGTCGTGATTGGTGCATTACTAGGCGCTGATGAATTTGGTTTTGCTACAGCGCCTTTAGTGGTTGAGGGTTGCATCATGATGCGTAAATGCCATCTCAATACTTGTCCAGTGGGTGTTGCGACTCAAGACCCCGAGTTGCGTAAGAAGTTTTCAGGCAAACCCGAGCACGTCGTTAATTTCTTTTTCTTCATTGCCGAAGAGGTGCGGGAGATTATGGCGCAGTTGGGAATTCGGACATTTGATGAGCTGATTGGTCGTGTTGATCTATTGGATACCCGCAAGGGCGTTGATCATTGGAAGGCGCAGGGCTTGGATTTCAGTAAAGTCTTTGCTCTGCCCAATGTTTCACATGACGAGCCTCGTCACCAAACGCTCACTCAAGATCATGGTTTAGGTGCTGCGCTTGACCATACCTTGATCGAAAAGAGTGAGCCAGCTTTAGAGCGTGGCGAGAAGGTTTCTTTCATTGTGCCGATCCGCAACGTCAATCGAACAGTGGGTGCGATGCTCTCTGGTGAATTGGCAAAACGTTATGGTCATTTGGGCTTACCCGATGACACGATCCATATTCAGTTAAATGGTACGGCCGGACAAAGTTTTGCGGCATTCTTGGCGCGCGGAATTACCTTAGATCTCGTGGGCGATGCGAACGACTATGTCGGCAAGGGATTGTCGGGCGGGCGCGTTGTGGTGCGTGCGCCCCACGAGTTCCGGGGCGATGCTTCGCAAAACATTATTGTGGGTAACACGGTGTTGTATGGCGCGATTGAAGGCGAGGCATTTTTCAATGGCGTGGCTGGCGAGCGTTTTGCAGTGCGTAACTCTGGATCGATTGCGGTTGTCGAGGGCACCGGTGACCATGGATGCGAGTATATGACTGGCGGCACTGTAGTGGTGCTTGGTAAAACTGGCCGTAATTTTGCTGCAGGCATGAGCGGTGGTGTTGCCTATGTCTTTGATGAAGACGGACTCTTTGAGAAGCGTTGTAATACCACGATGGCAACCTTGGAGAAAGTGCTGCCATCGTCGGAGCAGATTGCGAATATGCCTAAATCCACATGGCATGCACCAGTCAATGTCAAAGAGGGCGGCGAGCGTCAAACCGATGAGCAAATCCTAAAGACACTGATTGAGCGCCATTTCCGGTACACCGGATCAGAGCGTGCCAAGGCATTGCTAGCTGATTGGGACAAGTCGCGCGCGCGTTTTGTGAAGGTATTGCCTACTGAATATAAGCGGGCTCTCGGTGAGTTGTGGGAGCGTGCTCAAGGGCAAGATCAAACTAAGCCTGTGATGGCTTGA
- a CDS encoding ABC transporter ATP-binding protein, with the protein MQSAVLVEHLSKSYGSLQALKDVSLDIKEGEFFGLLGPNGAGKTTLISILAGLCRPDSGRAFIMGTNVQTNFIEARRLLGVVPQELVFDPFFTVRETLRFQSGYFGIRNNDDWIDEIMTHLDLTSKANSNMRSLSGGMKRRVLVAQALVHRPPVIVLDEPTAGVDVELRQSLWKFISRLNQDGHTILLTTHYLEEAECLCGRIAMLKSGQVVALDTTQNLLARYGSHKAQAGQEVDLEDVFIQIMAGE; encoded by the coding sequence ATGCAGTCCGCAGTTTTAGTCGAGCATTTAAGTAAATCGTATGGTTCATTGCAAGCCCTCAAGGATGTTTCTTTAGATATCAAAGAGGGCGAGTTTTTTGGATTGCTTGGCCCCAACGGCGCTGGTAAGACCACTCTCATTTCTATTTTGGCTGGCTTGTGCCGCCCCGATTCTGGTCGTGCATTCATTATGGGCACGAATGTGCAAACCAATTTCATTGAAGCGCGTCGTTTACTCGGTGTGGTTCCTCAAGAGTTGGTGTTTGATCCTTTTTTTACAGTGCGCGAGACCTTGCGGTTTCAATCAGGTTACTTTGGGATTCGGAACAATGACGATTGGATCGATGAGATCATGACGCATCTCGACTTAACCAGTAAAGCCAACAGTAATATGCGTTCGCTCTCTGGGGGTATGAAGCGGCGCGTTCTGGTCGCGCAAGCCCTGGTTCACCGTCCTCCAGTGATTGTGTTGGATGAGCCAACTGCTGGGGTGGATGTCGAGCTACGTCAGTCCCTCTGGAAATTTATTAGTCGGCTTAATCAAGATGGCCATACCATTTTGCTCACCACGCACTATTTAGAAGAGGCTGAATGTTTATGTGGTCGGATTGCGATGCTCAAGTCTGGTCAAGTGGTGGCATTGGATACTACTCAAAATTTGCTCGCACGCTACGGATCCCATAAGGCGCAAGCAGGTCAAGAGGTCGATCTTGAGGATGTATTCATTCAGATCATGGCGGGAGAGTAG